One region of Limnospira fusiformis SAG 85.79 genomic DNA includes:
- a CDS encoding shikimate kinase, whose protein sequence is MITFGLLDNLMVLEQIQGINIYLIGMMGAGKSTVGQILANRLSYKFFDTDVLISQVAGQAIPEIFATQGEEEFRNLESQVLSSLCAYQHLVVATGGGVVIKRMNWSYLRHGIIVWLDVPTHCLYERLKGDTTRPLLQHPDPLTRLDNILETRRHLYQQADISIAINEDEKPSEIAEQIITKIPNILKQTESHLN, encoded by the coding sequence ATGATCACTTTCGGACTTTTAGACAATCTCATGGTTTTAGAACAAATACAAGGAATTAACATCTATTTAATTGGTATGATGGGGGCGGGAAAATCTACGGTAGGTCAGATATTGGCTAATCGATTAAGCTATAAGTTTTTTGATACCGATGTTTTGATTAGTCAAGTGGCGGGACAAGCCATTCCCGAAATTTTTGCCACCCAGGGGGAGGAAGAATTTAGGAACTTAGAATCTCAAGTCCTATCTAGTCTTTGTGCTTATCAACATTTAGTGGTAGCTACTGGGGGAGGGGTTGTGATTAAACGGATGAATTGGAGTTATTTAAGACATGGTATCATTGTCTGGTTAGATGTTCCAACTCATTGCTTATATGAACGTCTGAAAGGAGACACAACCCGACCTCTACTACAACACCCAGACCCCCTCACTCGCCTCGATAATATCCTGGAAACTAGGCGACATCTTTATCAACAAGCCGATATTTCTATTGCTATCAATGAGGATGAAAAACCCTCAGAAATTGCCGAACAAATTATTACTAAAATCCCTAATATCCTCAAGCAGACTGAATCACACCTTAATTAA
- a CDS encoding LapA family protein, with the protein MSGKSAIAILIIVGGLILFTIQNLSPAISLVFLGMQLPTLPLSVWLLIALFIGIFTSLMIASLFQLSYTPSPSRPQASKKPIQPSPQPNPPDPAIPPSPQADDSEWDNLQSELELEPENQPPIPTPKNQSPKTHKNSDDWETEVRQVSDSWDENNSDRQNEPETPPVRQTTPKPSESESWNKRDINPLNSPNTDEDWDNLPPQNAPTTPTSPPPENTPTTTPTPPENTGKTFEVQQQPQKESWSGSVYSFNYKDGQNSGAGRTESVYDADYRLINPPSPPTKIQSDEEDWGFDDEDEIG; encoded by the coding sequence ATGTCTGGAAAAAGTGCGATCGCTATTTTGATTATAGTCGGTGGTTTGATATTGTTCACCATACAAAATCTTTCCCCCGCCATATCTTTAGTATTTTTAGGGATGCAATTACCCACTTTACCTTTGTCGGTGTGGCTACTAATTGCCCTCTTCATCGGTATATTCACCTCTCTGATGATTGCCAGTTTATTCCAACTCTCTTACACCCCCTCTCCGTCACGTCCTCAAGCCAGTAAAAAACCTATACAACCATCCCCCCAACCTAACCCACCTGATCCAGCAATTCCCCCGTCACCACAAGCCGATGATTCGGAGTGGGATAATTTGCAATCTGAACTAGAATTAGAACCGGAAAATCAACCCCCTATCCCTACCCCCAAAAATCAATCCCCCAAAACTCACAAAAATAGTGATGATTGGGAAACCGAAGTCCGCCAAGTTAGCGATAGTTGGGATGAAAATAATAGCGATCGCCAAAATGAACCAGAAACCCCACCCGTTAGACAAACTACCCCCAAACCATCAGAATCAGAATCCTGGAATAAACGCGATATCAATCCCCTAAACTCTCCTAATACTGATGAAGATTGGGATAATTTACCTCCCCAGAATGCACCAACCACCCCCACTTCTCCACCCCCAGAAAACACCCCCACCACCACTCCCACACCCCCAGAAAACACCGGAAAAACCTTTGAAGTACAGCAACAACCTCAAAAAGAATCCTGGTCAGGTTCCGTCTATTCCTTCAATTATAAAGACGGTCAAAATTCCGGTGCTGGTCGTACCGAATCAGTTTATGATGCAGACTATCGCCTAATTAATCCCCCTTCTCCCCCTACCAAAATTCAATCTGATGAGGAAGATTGGGGTTTTGATGATGAGGATGAAATCGGCTAA
- a CDS encoding flavin prenyltransferase UbiX: MTTSTRPLIIGVSGASGLIYAVRALKYLLQADYAIELVASKSSYMVWQAENNLQMPGDSARQELFWRQQAGVETGGKLRCHPWQDVGANIASGSFRTIGMIVIPCSMSTVAKIAQGLSSDLLERAADVQLKEGRKLVIVPRETPLSLIHLRNLTTLAEAGARIVPAIPAWYHHPQTIEDLVDFVVARTLDQFEIDCVPLRRWKPDEF, translated from the coding sequence ATGACCACCTCGACCAGACCCCTGATTATTGGCGTTTCCGGTGCTTCGGGACTCATTTATGCAGTCCGCGCCTTAAAATACCTGCTACAAGCCGATTATGCTATCGAATTGGTAGCCTCCAAGTCTTCCTACATGGTATGGCAAGCGGAGAATAATTTGCAAATGCCTGGAGATAGCGCGCGCCAGGAGTTATTTTGGCGACAACAAGCCGGGGTGGAAACCGGGGGAAAACTGCGTTGTCATCCTTGGCAGGATGTAGGCGCTAATATTGCTAGTGGTTCCTTTCGCACTATCGGTATGATCGTCATTCCCTGTAGTATGAGTACAGTGGCTAAAATTGCCCAAGGTCTCAGTTCCGATTTACTTGAACGGGCGGCAGATGTACAATTAAAAGAAGGTAGAAAATTGGTAATTGTGCCACGGGAAACTCCCCTAAGTCTTATCCATCTGCGAAATTTGACTACTTTAGCAGAAGCAGGCGCGCGGATTGTCCCGGCTATCCCCGCTTGGTATCATCATCCCCAAACTATTGAGGATTTGGTAGATTTTGTGGTAGCGCGAACCCTCGATCAATTTGAGATTGATTGTGTACCTTTGCGTCGGTGGAAACCTGATGAATTCTGA
- the panB gene encoding 3-methyl-2-oxobutanoate hydroxymethyltransferase produces the protein MAVTTQQLIDWKQQGHQITMLTAYEYAIAKIIDQAGIDIILVGDSLAMVGLGYETTLPLTLEEMLHHAKAVRRAVVRSLLVVDLPFLTYQESPQQAIHSAGRVLKETGASAVKLEGGYDEMANTVSALVKVGIPVMGHVGLTPQSVHQLGGYRQQGKTTVAAERILSEAIALQQAGAFAIVLEHIPKDLAAEITQQLTIPTIGIGAGPYCDGQVLVTSDILGLTPWQPPFAKKYANLHDTITNAVTQFCTEVQQGKFP, from the coding sequence ATGGCAGTAACCACCCAACAATTAATCGATTGGAAACAGCAGGGACACCAAATTACCATGCTAACTGCTTATGAGTATGCGATCGCCAAAATTATCGACCAAGCAGGTATTGATATTATTCTAGTCGGTGATTCCCTAGCCATGGTCGGTTTAGGTTACGAAACCACCCTACCGCTAACCCTTGAGGAAATGTTGCACCACGCCAAAGCAGTGCGTCGGGCGGTGGTAAGATCCCTATTGGTAGTGGATTTACCATTTTTGACCTACCAGGAAAGTCCCCAACAGGCGATTCATTCAGCCGGACGGGTATTGAAAGAAACAGGAGCATCCGCCGTAAAGTTAGAAGGGGGCTATGATGAAATGGCTAATACAGTCAGCGCCTTAGTCAAAGTGGGTATTCCCGTTATGGGTCATGTCGGCTTAACTCCCCAGTCTGTACATCAATTGGGAGGGTATCGCCAACAAGGTAAAACCACAGTGGCAGCAGAACGTATTTTATCAGAAGCGATCGCCTTACAACAAGCGGGAGCCTTTGCTATAGTCCTGGAACATATCCCCAAGGACTTGGCGGCGGAAATTACCCAACAACTAACCATTCCCACTATCGGTATTGGCGCGGGTCCTTACTGCGACGGACAAGTGCTGGTAACCTCTGATATATTGGGATTAACCCCCTGGCAACCACCCTTTGCCAAAAAATACGCTAACCTGCACGATACCATTACCAACGCCGTGACACAATTCTGCACAGAAGTTCAACAAGGGAAGTTTCCCTAA
- a CDS encoding alpha/beta hydrolase: MQPNYIILGLKLITLGVSTLVAIATPTQAADFLRFSIGNRDVSIPVDVLETYIENPPDHSENHKLDNVANLLSPKIQTQLRDILARRYQFSDAEIRHLLSSPMVADFLIQMGDIIETEPGANGADAIRNAMVSASSLPDGFTLIDMMREFPSPSIYMNLNEALQALTNVAILIESTNDIIADIKRLASSQGQTAGNIDFSQWRDLRKPGNFPSSKYTYRVSDSIRDRQFNFDLYLPETTDSNIPTLIISHGLASDRSRFEYLARHLASYGFAVAVPQHTGSDFQQFQDLLIGKVSDMFNPREFIDRPLDISQVLDYLESLNRGDLSDRLNLDNVGVLGHSLGGYTALVLGGAPLNFAQLKIDCNQDNFSVNPSLFLQCRALELPQTDTNLRDERVNAILLINPLNSSILGEASINQIQIPVMMVASGLDILAPAVLEQIPAFNWLTNSHRYLVFKEKDSHFFDMNQYTAEAIPNLGGLTRPATEISRGYMKSLSVAFFQTHITNNPEYEQYLQAAYAIHISDAAYPIHLILPTPDQKLGVK, encoded by the coding sequence ATGCAGCCCAATTATATAATACTTGGTCTCAAGTTGATCACTCTAGGGGTCTCCACCCTGGTAGCGATCGCTACCCCCACTCAAGCCGCTGATTTTTTGCGTTTTTCCATCGGAAATAGAGATGTTTCTATACCTGTCGATGTTTTAGAAACTTATATCGAAAATCCGCCCGACCATTCCGAAAATCACAAGTTAGATAATGTCGCCAATTTATTGAGTCCCAAAATCCAGACACAACTGCGGGACATATTAGCGAGACGTTATCAGTTTAGTGATGCCGAAATCAGGCATTTATTGAGTTCTCCGATGGTAGCAGATTTTTTAATTCAGATGGGAGATATTATCGAAACCGAACCCGGTGCTAATGGCGCAGATGCCATCCGAAATGCCATGGTATCAGCCAGTAGTCTCCCCGACGGATTTACCCTCATTGATATGATGCGAGAGTTTCCTAGTCCTAGTATTTATATGAACCTAAATGAGGCTTTACAAGCATTAACTAATGTAGCGATTTTAATTGAGTCAACTAATGATATAATTGCCGACATCAAAAGACTGGCATCTTCCCAAGGACAAACTGCTGGAAATATTGATTTTAGTCAATGGCGCGACTTACGAAAACCCGGAAATTTTCCAAGTTCTAAATACACCTATAGAGTTAGTGATTCAATTCGCGATCGCCAATTTAATTTTGATTTATACCTCCCGGAAACTACTGATAGTAATATCCCCACTTTAATCATATCTCATGGTTTAGCATCAGACCGCAGTCGCTTTGAATACCTCGCGCGCCATTTAGCCTCCTATGGTTTCGCCGTAGCTGTTCCTCAGCACACTGGTAGCGATTTTCAGCAATTCCAAGACTTGTTAATTGGGAAAGTATCAGATATGTTTAACCCGCGAGAATTTATAGACAGACCCCTTGACATTTCCCAAGTATTAGATTATCTGGAATCATTAAATCGTGGAGATTTAAGCGATCGCCTTAACTTGGATAATGTCGGAGTTCTCGGACATTCTCTCGGAGGCTATACAGCTTTAGTCTTAGGGGGTGCGCCGCTGAATTTTGCACAACTGAAAATCGACTGCAATCAAGATAACTTTTCCGTTAATCCTTCCTTGTTTCTCCAGTGTCGCGCCCTAGAATTACCGCAAACCGACACCAACTTGAGAGATGAAAGAGTTAATGCTATCTTACTTATAAACCCTTTAAATAGTAGTATCTTAGGAGAAGCAAGCATCAATCAAATCCAAATCCCGGTGATGATGGTAGCCAGTGGCTTGGATATATTAGCACCAGCAGTATTAGAACAAATCCCAGCTTTTAATTGGTTAACCAATTCCCACCGATATTTAGTTTTTAAAGAAAAAGATAGTCACTTTTTTGATATGAATCAATACACGGCTGAAGCCATACCCAACTTAGGAGGTTTAACTCGTCCAGCCACAGAAATTTCTCGGGGATATATGAAAAGTCTAAGTGTAGCATTTTTCCAAACCCACATAACTAATAATCCTGAATATGAGCAATATTTACAAGCCGCTTACGCTATCCATATCAGTGATGCTGCTTATCCTATCCATTTGATATTACCGACTCCTGACCAGAAGCTAGGAGTTAAATAA